From Cyclopterus lumpus isolate fCycLum1 chromosome 4, fCycLum1.pri, whole genome shotgun sequence, a single genomic window includes:
- the LOC117729332 gene encoding serine/threonine-protein kinase pim-2-like yields MQLDPSPYEDELPSTSDDISVVPGRLKRKRTEDGECLQREKSRRLEPILEPIPCEDELTSSSEDTESGNAPEAALSERSAKRKAVADDGPVQKKNRVLDPSAVFKAKYRQQKKLGKGGFGCVYAGFRREDNLPVAIKHITIDEDLLLHEDSDGNQIPMEVAVLYKLGAESERHSAHVDLLDWYIVDEKLILVLERPMPAVDLSNYIETKGGYLKEKEAKVIIKQLVNAAIDLQEKHIFHRDIKPENLLIETCMKAPRVRVIDFGLSCFGREDDACDTFYGTHVPPEWSSREEYKAGPSTVFQIGVVLFFMRHKAAFTPEMTFLELNETSWLSTNGEDFFEACFHADPDIRFTLDQLKHHPWLR; encoded by the exons ATGCAACTGGACCCCAGCCCCTACGAAGATGAGTTGCCGTCCACCTCGGACGACATTAGTGTTGTTCCTGGACGACTGAAGAGGAAAAGAACGGAAGATGGGGAATGCttacagagggagaaaagcaggagactggAACCCATCCTGGAGCCCATCCCCTGTGAAGATGAGTTGACATCcagctcagaggacactg AAAGCGGAAACGCACCCGAGGCGGCTCTTAGCGAGAGAAGCGCTAAGAGGAAGGCGGTCGCCGATGACGGACCGgttcagaagaagaacagggtTCTAGACCCGTCAGCCGTGTTTAAGGCCAAGTACCGGCAGCAGAAGAAACTTGGCAAAGGAGGATTTGGATGCGTGTATGCTGGCTTTCGCAGAGAGGATAATCTGCCT GTCGCCATCAAGCATATTACCATAGACGAAGATCTCCTCCTTCACGAAGACAGTGACGGGAACCagatccccatggaggtcgcTGTCCTATACAAACTAGGGGCCGAATCGGAGCGGCATTCAGCACACGTTGACCTGCTGGACTGGTACATTGTGGACGAGaagctgatcctggtgctggagaggcCGATGCCGGCCGTAGACCTCTCCAACTACATTGAAACCAAAGGAGGCTActtgaaggaaaaggaagccaag gttaTAATTAAGCAGTTGGTGAATGCAGCCATTGACctgcaggagaaacacattttccaccggGACATCAAGCCGGAAAATCTCCTTATTGAGACCTGCATGAAGGCGCCGCGAGTTCGCGTCATCGACTTCGGCCTGAGCTGCTTCGGTAGAGAAGACGACGCCTGTGACACCTTTTATG gtactCACGTCCCCCCAGAGTGGTCTAGTCGGGAGGAGTACAAAGCGGGACCATCGACAGTATTCCAGATCGGAGTGGTCCTGTTCTTCATGCGACACAAGGCAGCATTTACACCGGAGATGACCTTTCTGGAGCTGAATGAGACGAGTTGGCTTTCCAcaa ATGGCGAAGATTTCTTTGAGGCGTGCTTTCATGCGGACCCGGATATTCGTTTCACCCTGGACCAGCTGAAGcatcacccgtggctgagatag